A genomic segment from Oncorhynchus clarkii lewisi isolate Uvic-CL-2024 chromosome 12, UVic_Ocla_1.0, whole genome shotgun sequence encodes:
- the LOC139422293 gene encoding forkhead box protein J1-A-like, translating to MLSLSCADPWPEGSVGLEEEVVTAAAHSEELDLDDSSASAGSSSIGGSDNLDDSLTSLQWLQEFSILNANGPQQAPLSTHHQPHFFGHQQLGSEAPASPLAGDPASIGMPLTPGKPTAAAYCRMQSLSALPSLVAHGHCPDEVDYKTNPHIKPPYSYATLICMAMQASKKTKITLSCIYKWITDNFCYFRHADPTWQNSIRHNLSLNKCFIKVPRQKDEPGKGGFWKIDPQYAERLLNGAYKKRRMPPVQINPALQNRLRANPQPLPRGLCNSTGSQSGLCVNPEAQQLLREFEEATGADQNWDPCLAEGTMLGAWPIRKGGPGHKRKHPLGSRTAMVKVPRHSSSPLLSLEEYRELGSLKGNFDWDALLDSALSGELSLDGGGPLSPIPQEEDLMVRGTHICPLEAPAGTADSSHVLAETQRSSGADFEETFLATAFLQSPWPEEEEQGSTNFLCSSTVNLEQLFDLGDSLGGDLSSKIEYLL from the exons ATGCTGTCTCTAAGCTGTGCAGACCCCTGGCCCGAGGGCTCGGTGGGGCTGGAGGAGGAAGTGGTGACTGCCGCTGCTCATTCTGAGGAGCTGGACCTGGACGACAGCTCAGCCTCAGCAGGCTCCAGCAGCATTGGGGGCTCTGACAACCTGGATGACAGCCTGACCAGCCTGCAGTGGCTGCAGGAGTTCTCTATTCTCAATGCCAATGGGCCTCAACAGGCTCCTCTCTCCACTCACCACCAGCCTCACTTCTTTGGCCATCAGCAGCTGGGCTCTGAGGCTCCCGCTTCCCCTCTGGCTGGTGACCCTGCATCCATAGGCATGCCCCTCACCCCAGGCAAGCCCACAGCAGCAGCCTATTGTAGGATGCAGTCCCTGTCAGCCCTCCCTAGCCTGGTGGCCCATGGTCACTGTCCCGATGAGGTGGACTACAAGACAAACCCTCATATCAAACCCCCTTACTCCTACGCCACACTCATCTGTATGGCCATGCAGGCCAGCAAGAAGACCAAGATCACCCTCTCCTGCATCTACAAGTGGATCACTGACAACTTCTGCTACTTCCGCCATGCTGACCCCACCTGGCAG AACTCCATCCGGCACAACCTGTCTCTGAACAAGTGTTTCATCAAGGTTCCGCGGCAGAAGGACGAGCCAGGGAAGGGGGGCTTCTGGAAGATTGATCCCCAGTACGCAGAGCGCCTCCTCAACGGGGCCTACAAGAAGAGGCGGATGCCCCCTGTCCAGATCAACCCTGCCCTGCAGAACAGGCTTAGGGCCAACCCCCAGCCCCTGCCCAGGGGCCTCTGTAACTCCACAGGCAGCCAGAGTGGGCTATGTGTCAATCCAGAGGCTCAGCAGCTCCTCAGAGAGTTTGAAGAGGCCACTGGAGccgaccagaactgggacccctgTCTGGCCGAAGGCACCATGCTGGGGGCATGGCCCATAAGAAAGGGAGGCCCTGGACACAAGAGGAAACACCCACTGGGCTCCAGGACTGCCATGGTCAAAGTCCCCCGGCACTCCAGCTCTCCTTTGCTGTCTTTGGAGGAGTATAGGGAACTGGGCTCCCTGAAGGGGAACTTTGACTGGGACGCCCTCCTGGATTCTGCACTGAGTGGGGAGCTGAGTCTGGACGGAGGGGGTCCACTGAGCCCCATCCCCCAGGAGGAGGACCTGATGGTGCGGGGGACCCACATCTGCCCCCTTGAGGCCCCCGCGGGGACAGCAGACAGCAGCCACGTGCTGGCGGAGACCCAGAGGAGCAGCGGAGCAGACTTTGAGGAGACGTTCCTGGCCACAGCATTCCTGCAGAGCCCCTGgccagaggaagaggagcagggatCTACCAACTTCCTGTGCAGCTCCACAGTCAACCTGGAGCAGCTCTTTGACCTGGGAGATTCCCTCGGCGGTGACCTCAGCAGTAAGATAGAGTATCTTCTCTAA
- the LOC139421438 gene encoding tRNA-splicing endonuclease subunit Sen54 gives MADQNKTSAEVEFGNELLNPSELFEARTRSHKIPVRGQKDFIPTGSDQQRDRLQQSLDEHWNLVSEERVERLGNLVKAVWISSDMIVELQSPAGKFWQTMGFSAHGKQCLHPEEALYLMECGNLQVFYQDLPLSIQEGYERFLYSKTMSVQHYQVFGHLKRLGYVVNRFDPSSVPSQYERQLNLPQSRDRSGRLPKRKRSHSPTSRHTGTQEGPTSKRMEEEKDCNREEEDKNPDSLSAPDIDEIQTASHVDPTTSTEGGQGRSWWSKKGSPDPDSELPGQPQSSPRWDFSSIPFPDLGSRSWLPSSLTSPDPCLLPGAVGSVGACDVAPWLQRLNLREVRMSRRECERERDRDRYRRDINQDREVRRCRNWAEYQELQGRRIQRSRRDRPTHLWEGPVTPLHDPAQVTSTGELLDKISVIKSTRLLEGASSLKGSEEWRICFNIYQPDTVAEFKKSAPGKPYSRMCVCSFDGPVPDLWTLKLLAFQSGDVPVTYAVVDHGDISFYSFKDFQIPTDTSF, from the exons ATGGCTGACCAAAACAAAACATCAGCTGAAGTAGAATTCGGCAATGAATTACTAAA CCCATCTGAGCTGTTCGAAGCCCGCACGCGCAGCCACAAGATCCCGGTGCGCGGGCAGAAGGATTTCATTCCCACTGGGTCGGATCAGCAAAGGGATAGGCTTCAGCAGAGTTTGGACGAGCACTGGAATCTAGTATCTGAGGAGCGAGTGGAGAGGTT GGGGAACCTGGTGAAGGCAGTGTGGATTTCCAGTGACATGATAGTGGAGCTACAGTCACCAGCA GGGAAGTTTTGGCAGACCATGGGGTTTTCTGCCCATGGTAAGCAATGTCTACATCCAGAAGAGGCTCTCTATCTAATGGAGTGT GGAAACCTGCAAGTGTTCTACCAAGACCTGCCACTGTCCATCCAAGAGGGCTATGAGAGATTTCTATACTCGAAGACAATGAGTGTACAGCATTACCAG GTTTTTGGCCATTTGAAACGACTTGGCTATGTGGTGAACAGATTTGATCCCAG TTCTGTGCCATCGCAGTATGAGAGGCAGTTGAACCTGCCCCAGTCCCGAGACAGATCAGGAAGACTTCCGAAGAGGAAACGCAGCCACAGCCCCACCTCCAG GCACACAGGAACACAGGAGGGCCCCACTTCtaagagaatggaggaggagaaagactgcaacagagaggaagaggacaagaATCCTGACTCTCTTTCAGCCCCAGACATTGACGAAATCCAAACAGCATCACACGTTGACCCCACCACTTCAACCGAGGGTGGCCAGGGCAGGAGCTGGTGGTCAAAGAAAGGCTCCCCAGACCCTGACTCTGAGCTGCCAGGTCAGCCCCAGAGCTCCCCTCGCTGGGACTTCAGCTCCATCCCCTTCCCAGACCTGGGCTCCAGAAGCTGGCTCCCCAGCAGTCTGACCTCCCCAGACCCCTGCCTGCTGCCCGGCGCTGTGGGGTCAGTGGGGGCCTGCGATGTGGCCCCCTGGCTGCAGAGGCTCAACCTGCGGGAGGTGAGGATGTCCCGGCGTGAGTGTGAGAGGGAGCGGGACAGGGACCGGTACCGGAGGGACATCAACCAGGACAGAGAGGTACGACGTTGCAGGAACTGGGCGGAGTACCAGGAGCTACAGGGGAGAAGGATTCAACGGAGCCGCAGAGATAGGCCAACACACCTGTGGGAGGGGCCGGTCACACCCCTACATGACCCTGCACAGGTCACTTCAACTG GTGAGCTGCTGGACAAAATCAGTGTGATCAAATCCACACGGCTGCTGGAGGGAGCATCCAG TTTGAAAGGTTCAGAGGAGTGGAGAATCTGTTTCAACATTTACCAACCCGACACGGTCGCTGAATTCAAGAAGAGCGCTCCTGGAAAACCCTATTCccgcatgtgtgtgtgcag